A genomic window from Salvia hispanica cultivar TCC Black 2014 chromosome 5, UniMelb_Shisp_WGS_1.0, whole genome shotgun sequence includes:
- the LOC125190286 gene encoding guanylyl cyclase 1 isoform X1: MWPIHQFMNKLLKAVEDNNDEYAENHFNFVDSYTIQQPLNNQSRTSVSSYFIDVPHINQESTWDCGLACVLMVLQAVGVYNCTIQDLVELCCTTSIWTVDLAYLLQKFSLSFTYCTVTLGANPDFSVETYYKDQLPNDLRRVNMLFQEARESGISIECRSVSAKEISEFMLSGKYVAIALVDQHKLSSQSQLEDTCVSEYYSGGPSYTGHYVVICGYDAATDEFEIRDPASSRKHERIPSWCLEQAHKSFGTDEDFLLISVEKGGAQGNPLGIFSL, encoded by the exons ATGTGGCCAATTCATCAGTTCATGAACAAACTATTGAAGGCGGTTGAAGACAATAATGATGAGTATGCTGAAAATCACTTTAATTTTGTCGATTCTTATACCATCCAGCAGCCACTAAACAACCAAAGCAGAACTTCAGTCTCATCCTACTTTATTGAT GTACCTCACATAAATCAGGAAAGCACATGGGATTGTGGTCTTGCTTGCGTTCTTATGGTTTTGCAAGCTGTTGGTGTATATAACTGTACTATTCAAGACCTAGTAGAGCTATGTTGTACCACAAG TATTTGGACTGTAGATTTGGCATATTTGCTGCAGAAGTTTTCTTTAAGCTTTACATATTGCACAGTTACATTAGGAGCTAATCCAGACTTTTCTGTCGAGACATATTACAAG GACCAACTGCCAAATGACCTTAGACGAGTAAATATGCTCTTCCAGGAAGCTCGTGAATCTGGAATCAGTATAGAG TGCAGATCAGTTAGTGCGAAAGAAATTTCTGAATTTATGTTGTCTGGAAAGTATGTCGCTATTGCTTTAGTCGATCAGCACAAATTAAG CAGTCAGTCTCAGCTTGAGGATACTTGTGTCTCAGAATACTATAGTGGAGGCCCTAGTTACACCG GTCACTATGTTGTTATTTGTGGCTATGATGCTGCTACAGATGAGTTTGAGATTCGAGATCCTGCCAGCTCAAG GAAGCATGAAAGGATTCCTTCATGGTGCCTTGAACAGGCTCACAAATCCTTTGGTACTGATGAGGATTTTCTGCTG ATTTCTGTCGAGAAGGGAGGAGCTCAAGGCAACCCTTTAGGAATCTTTTCCTTGTGA
- the LOC125190286 gene encoding guanylyl cyclase 1 isoform X2 → MWPIHQFMNKLLKAVEDNNDEYAENHFNFVDSYTIQQPLNNQSRTSVSSYFIDVPHINQESTWDCGLACVLMVLQAVGVYNCTIQDLVELCCTTSIWTVDLAYLLQKFSLSFTYCTVTLGANPDFSVETYYKDQLPNDLRRVNMLFQEARESGISIECRSVSAKEISEFMLSGKYVAIALVDQHKLSQSQLEDTCVSEYYSGGPSYTGHYVVICGYDAATDEFEIRDPASSRKHERIPSWCLEQAHKSFGTDEDFLLISVEKGGAQGNPLGIFSL, encoded by the exons ATGTGGCCAATTCATCAGTTCATGAACAAACTATTGAAGGCGGTTGAAGACAATAATGATGAGTATGCTGAAAATCACTTTAATTTTGTCGATTCTTATACCATCCAGCAGCCACTAAACAACCAAAGCAGAACTTCAGTCTCATCCTACTTTATTGAT GTACCTCACATAAATCAGGAAAGCACATGGGATTGTGGTCTTGCTTGCGTTCTTATGGTTTTGCAAGCTGTTGGTGTATATAACTGTACTATTCAAGACCTAGTAGAGCTATGTTGTACCACAAG TATTTGGACTGTAGATTTGGCATATTTGCTGCAGAAGTTTTCTTTAAGCTTTACATATTGCACAGTTACATTAGGAGCTAATCCAGACTTTTCTGTCGAGACATATTACAAG GACCAACTGCCAAATGACCTTAGACGAGTAAATATGCTCTTCCAGGAAGCTCGTGAATCTGGAATCAGTATAGAG TGCAGATCAGTTAGTGCGAAAGAAATTTCTGAATTTATGTTGTCTGGAAAGTATGTCGCTATTGCTTTAGTCGATCAGCACAAATTAAG TCAGTCTCAGCTTGAGGATACTTGTGTCTCAGAATACTATAGTGGAGGCCCTAGTTACACCG GTCACTATGTTGTTATTTGTGGCTATGATGCTGCTACAGATGAGTTTGAGATTCGAGATCCTGCCAGCTCAAG GAAGCATGAAAGGATTCCTTCATGGTGCCTTGAACAGGCTCACAAATCCTTTGGTACTGATGAGGATTTTCTGCTG ATTTCTGTCGAGAAGGGAGGAGCTCAAGGCAACCCTTTAGGAATCTTTTCCTTGTGA